CCAGCGAGCTGGTGTAGTGGACGTCGCGGTAGATCCGCAGCTCGGGGACGGCCACCGCGCCCCCGCGTACGCCGATCGATACGGGCGACTCGTCGTTCCAGGGCGAGTCCGTGGGGTCGTCGTAATCGAGCGGCTCGAACAGGAGCGAACCGTCGATCGCGACCAGCAGCCGGCCGTCGAACAACGACGCCTCGATCGTCCGCAGGCCGTCGCCTCCCGCGGCGGCGGCCAGGGGATTGGCGAGCAGGAAGGTCTTCCGGGGCATGCCGTTGCGCAGGACTTCGACGGGATCTTCCGTGCGGGTCGGGATACGGACGATGAAACGATCGCCGCCCGAGCGGAGGCTCAGGGCCAACGAGTCGACGCCCGGCCCCACCCGAACGCGGGCCTCCAGGCCGACGTCGCGCACGGCGTTGTCGGAACGGCCCTCACCGCCGTTGTAGCCATAGTAGTCGCGGATCGGGGCGTAGCGGTTGAGGGACGGGTCCCAGTTGCGGTAGACCAGCCAGTCGTCGGCGTCAGCCGCGCCGGCGACGGGCTCGTGGCGGAAGCCGTCCGGCCCCTGACTCCAGCCGCTGGGCTCGGCGTGCAGCGAAGCGCCCCGTCGGAACGCCCAGCGCGGGAAGCGCTCGGAGTCGGCCGGCGGATAGCGGCCGTCGTGGACGAGCATCCGCATGCCGCGGACGTCCTCCAGGTTCTTGCGCGCGACCACGCCGTCGACCCAGACGTCCCCCTTGGCCACCCGGATCGACTCGCCGGGAAGGCCCACCACGCGCTTGACGTACGCCTGCGACGGGTCGCCGGGGTAGTGGAAGACGGCGACCTCCCAGCGCTCGGGGGCGCGGAAGTCGTACAGGAACTTCTGGACCAGCACGCGGTCGCCGTTGCAGGGGACGACCGGCTCGTCGTCGAAGCCGGCGCGGCCGCAGTTGGGGCAGACGGGCCGGGCGGGCGGGGCCTCCTCGTCGAGGCCGACGTCGAAGGGATACTTGCAGTTCGGGCAGGTCAGCTCGCGGTGATGGCCCAGCAGGGTGGGCGCCATCGACCCGGTGGGGACGACGTAGGCCTCGGCCGAGAAGGT
The DNA window shown above is from Paludisphaera mucosa and carries:
- the lepB gene encoding signal peptidase I translates to MDTLPPSPMPEPAEGDDPPAAGVARQTVELLVALCIGVLLFRTFSAEAYVVPTGSMAPTLLGHHRELTCPNCKYPFDVGLDEEAPPARPVCPNCGRAGFDDEPVVPCNGDRVLVQKFLYDFRAPERWEVAVFHYPGDPSQAYVKRVVGLPGESIRVAKGDVWVDGVVARKNLEDVRGMRMLVHDGRYPPADSERFPRWAFRRGASLHAEPSGWSQGPDGFRHEPVAGAADADDWLVYRNWDPSLNRYAPIRDYYGYNGGEGRSDNAVRDVGLEARVRVGPGVDSLALSLRSGGDRFIVRIPTRTEDPVEVLRNGMPRKTFLLANPLAAAAGGDGLRTIEASLFDGRLLVAIDGSLLFEPLDYDDPTDSPWNDESPVSIGVRGGAVAVPELRIYRDVHYTSSLGVAHHRPNGILEPYRLGEGEYFVLGDNSPVSNDSRFWTQGPVVPRELFLGKPFLVHLPGRVVALEVFGRSLYWIPDPRRIRYIH